The sequence TCATGCTTTCTAGGCCACACAGTCCTTGCCTGAGGCAGCATTCATATAAAAAGTTAACCTACTACAAGATTTATTGCCTAAATGCAAAGGAGCACACAAAATTCAAGTCTATGTCTCTCAGCCAGTTGGAACAGCAACAGTTACAACTCCTAAGATGCCCTGAACTGTGCTGGAGACTGGCAGCAAGACAAATGCAGTAGGTCCAGTGTAGACCAGCCTGAGCTCAAATAAAAGCACCTGCTTGGAAACTCAAATTAAGAGGGCACAGTGAGTCACAGTCCCCACACGCTGTGGAGCCCTTTCAGTGTAAAGGTTTGTCATTGCCAGGTCAGACTGAACAACAGTGGAAGGCAAAGAATTGTCTAAGGAGGAACCTTCATTATTTGTGCTTAGATTCATTCACAGGTCCTTCAGTCACAATAAGTGTAACCATACTGAGCTCCAGATGGGTGAAGGATATGTGGTATTTGGGATAGGAAGCTATCACTGTTATGGTTTCACATGCCAgctgtactcagcactgatgtATGGACCAAGCTTCCCAAAGGTCCTCAGTAAGATATGCATTTCTAAGACATGATGGTTCATTTCTTCTCCATGCTACTCAGTGTCAGCACACTGAGAGatgattttttcattatgttcATGTAAGAAATATGGTTTTTGCAAGACCACAATTTTCAAGTGGTTTTATGAAGACATATGGAAGCTTGGTCCTTCTATAGCCCTAGTGAGACTTCTTCTATTGTAACTACTTCACGTTATCTTTCCTCCTATGAAGTGGGAATTCTCCAGTGCTTGACAAGGCTTTTAGCTCAACACTGCAGTGAAGCAGTGACTTTATGAATCTGTTATGCCACCTGCCAActgaatatttaagaaaatgaaactgatgTTTTGAAGAACAATAATAGTCTTTACTACTATGGTCATACTATCCTCAGTACAAATCCAGCAAAGATTTAGTGCATATCCTAGAGGACTTTTTATCCACTGTGAATACACACATGTGTGGTGCCTCATGTACACAGCTCCAAAACACTCACTAGTTGAAGTTGGAAAAATATTCCtatattttttctccatctaCCCAGTACATGCACACTGTGTTAATAATTTAAGTTACAGTAACATCTAACATCATTCCCAGTCATAATTTGGCAATATATCCCCACAGAATCAAAGAGTAACTTAGGCTTATTTGGAGCCACTCATCCAACCATCAGCTCAAAGCTTAATGCTGGAAATGATCATCAGCTTCAACCTTCACTGAAACTAGGTTTCACTTAACCTTGTGATGAAAAATCGCTAACTCCATTTCAGCTGAGAGGGTATGCTCTAACTCCACCACCTACAAACATGTAGCaattctcagctgtgctgtctgAAGAtaccaaaaaaaagcaaaacaaacaaacaaaacacttaatTCTTCTTGACTTACACTATTTGTAGAACATCTCCATGTATTGCCAGATAGACAGTTGGGAGCCATGAGACCAGAAATGTTTTGCTCTACATCAGTGACCCCAAATCTAACAGCAACACACGAGATTGACATCTGTGCTGGACCATCACTGACCACAATACTGTAACTTTTCAGGCTACAGAAGGGAAATATTATGGACAACATCAAATGAAGTAGAAGTGAAGACTTAGAAGTAAGTCCCTGGAAAACTGAAAGTAAGCAATTGCTTTTGAAGAACTATGCATAGTGCATAATGTACATAGGTCACTTTAAAAGAAGTGCCTCCtatgtatttccatggaaattacaacagatacaaaaagcacaataacactgtttggtagagcaaattgTCAGCCACTAAACCCTATTTTTCAGTGTAGCCAATTAGCATGGGTGAGTTGATTGAGACACTTCATTTTGCAGTGTGACAGCTGTGGCCATCTGGAACGTGGCTTCTCTTTCACATCACCGTAGcaactgctgaaatgcaccacccaccacctcactgtgctcacatccactgtttggtgtCCACAAAAATTCAGCAAGTATCAGTAAATGTTAATGGATGCCACTTTTTTtccgcatggaggaattcaatgacacatctttgcttcacatgcacttccatgtcacaTTTCATTCTGTCAGATTGTCCCTCTTCTACCATCTGTtgtcacatgacaacaaaatgtgATGTAATATTGGTGGGAGGGTTtcacctctactgccatactgcCAATATCCACCACTGATGTtctgggccaacataataaaataggaggcactacttttggagcagccctcatatatgTGTAGTAGCTTataattaatttaataaataggggaaaataaaattcaaggtGGATATCAAACCCATTTTCACTAAGGAAAAATGTTACATGTACTGCTGCTGTCTTTGATCCTGCAAGCTTAAATTCACTTCTGCTGTCCTTTGTCACTTGAGTCATTTGATTACCTTCTTGGGAAATATTTATGTGACTATGGGTTTGCAGGTTCAGACCCAACATAAATAATAATGGGATCACTTAGGCAGTGCTTTACATCTGTGCAAACATTGTCTAATGAATTCCTGATGGAGTTCTTCTGTTGACTAAGGAAATCATCTGAGAACCTCCACAATAAATGAAGCAGCAACACATTTTGGTTCAAAGGAAATCATACAGAAAAGTAAACTAATATACAAAGGGCTACAGTCATTCTTGGCGTAATTCCTTCTAAGTCTTTTAGACCCTCTTTAGGCACTGGGACTATTTACTTTACAGCAAAACCTCCTGGCCTTTGAATTGAAAGACCTTCAGTCTTTGATATCAGAGCCCTCATGTTTAACCAGAGGAAAGTCTGCAGGGGGAAGGGGCCGATATGTACATACTTCAGCTTCATCTACTGTGAACTCTTTAATGCAGAAGTGACCTTTTCATTCTGCAGTCATACAGCATGAGCACAGCAAGGTCCAATTCCATGCCCAAAGGCTCCTAGACTTTCAGGaacacaaacaaacagcagcagtacaAACTTAACCAGAGTTGGACCACACTGTAAGTAACACTACATGCTGTAGCTGGGTGCTCTTCTTGAAGTGAGTCTCTTTGGAAAGTGAGCTCTTTTCTATATGGTTTTAGGAATTTCAGCACTGTGCAATTGCGGAAGCTGCACGCTTCAGTAATCTCTTCCATCAAAGACACCACCGAACCTCATTCTGTCTGTCTTCTCCCTCAAGTCGCATGCACAAGGCCAGATAGAGACAGAATTAGTGTTTAAAGAGTCGGACCATAAAGGAAAACCATTTTGGCCCTGTCCTATTTAGCTGATAGATGTCACCAGAGATGCCTCCTAATTTTCATGGTATCTCATGTCTTCTTACTCTGGTTCAAAAAACAACCTCGTTATACTCTAAGCTGCCTTCTGAAACATGTTTTACTAAAATGACTCACAGTGGCCTCCTTTTCAATCCAAAAGATGCTTCAGTCATCCCTGCTCTGCATCTATGTGGTGTCTGTTGTACCAGGATAAGGGACCACTTCTCAAGCTACAGCACTTTCCATCAGTACtgcttttcaaaattttctctgtatttttaagatAACTATTGAATGTAAAATCCTTCTTCCAGGAGGTCTGTGACCAGCACTCCTTGCTCCCTGCTCTACATCTCTTAAGTCATCCTccgtggaatcatagaatcgtttgtgttggaagggacagttaaagatcacctagtccaacaaccctgcaatgaacagggacacctatagTTAGATCGGGTTGCttagagccccatccagtctgaccttgaatgtctccaggggtAGGGTgtccaccatctctctggacaacctgttccaatgcttcactACCCTGATCATAAAAAACATTTCCCTTATAGCCAATCTAagttttccctcttttagtttgaaaccttTTCCCCTTATCCTACCACAACAGAATGTGCTAAAGattctgtccctttctttcttatagccccaGTTTAGATAATTCCTCTAAGGATTTTCATGCTCTTTTCTGCACatattttgaagacaaaaagATACTGTGTGCACTCTCTATACCAACTACACAGCATGACAGTAGTGCCCCAGAATGGTCTTGAGACAAAAGAGACATCAGGGGTTATTTGGTTGCCTCAGGCATCTATCAAACAGGCATCTATCTCCACCTGAGATGCTCTCAGTAGCCACAAATGGATGCTCAGTATGACACAGGCAGGACTGGAAACCTGCAACAACCTCCAAGACCAACTGGATGGGATGATCTAGGGCATCTTGGTAAGGCTGGACACATGCATGCCAGCAGGTGAAGTGGGTCCACAGGGCAGAATCTGTATTTCTTGGACTGTACTGACCATCTCTTCTTGAATATGCTGATCCATAACTGGTGGTTAGGCAcccaaatataaaaaaatgagTTCACTCTACTGGAACAACCTTCTGACAAAGATTATTGATTCccctgtcagtgttcaagaggcatttggacaaCATCCTCGTTAATACTCTTTAATTTCTGGTTAGCTCAAAGGGTGTCTGAAAGTTGGAtatctctggaggtcccttccagctgatctattctattctattctattctattctattctattctgttctgttctgttctgttctgttctgttctactctactctactctactctactcaaAACTCCCTGGGACTAGATTTCAACCACTAGTGCTCACTGGTTCTTCAGGACTTAATGCCAGAGACCTTAGTCCAAAATTCTGGCTTGCAGGAGTCTGTCTGGAGACCTCTGCACTGTACTCTGGGAGCCAAGCAGCAAGGCGCTTTCTAACATGTAGACAAAAGGATCTTCAATGGAGTTGGCTCCTCATCAGAAATAGATTCTGGAAATGCCAATATGTGaatgagaaaaatctgaaagcaaaaNNNNNNNNNNNNNNNNNNNNNNNNNNNNNNNNNNNNNNNNNNNNNNNNNNNNNNNNNNNNNNNNNNNNNNNNNNNNNNNNNNNNNNNNNNNNNNNNNNNNaaaggaaaggaaaggaaaggaaaggaaattggaaaaaaaaaaagtagaaggtATGGGAAGAGACTCGCTTTTCACACTCCAGGTGAGAGGGATTTTACAGCTTTTTCCGGCTGAAACCAACTAATGTGTCTGCAAGAGTTTGTTTCCTGccctctttttcattttgaaccTGTTGATGAAAGATTAGTAGCTGCCTGCTCAATTTGTCAAGACTCGGTAGTATAATTACAATCGTTTCTAATATCCATGTATTATATTGCTCCTCATGACAAGACAAATGCTTACCTGGTGGGAAATAAGGGGGtgctgtagttttgtttttgctctcTTCACACTCTCTCAATTGATTCTGAAGAGATGCAACTTGTCGACGTATTGCAAGGATATTGTTTTTGTCCATTGATTCTAGTTCATTTACCAATATAGTTAGATTTGTGatctaaggaggaaaaaaaaagaagaaaattttatatTCCTGTCAACTCTATTTTATAGATATTTGTAGGCAGGTTTCATTCGCATCACAGAAGATGCTGTAAAACAATTCTTAAGGAATATACTCTATTCTGCCGGCCTTACATTTCCAGCAGTGCAATGTGAGCAGCTTTATCTGCTTTGACACTCAGCTCTATAACATAATGCAAAATAGTGTTAATTTATACATAGTGTAAAAATAGGTCCTAGACCTAGTAGGTCCTAGACACATGCACGCTATTGTACGTGAGAAAGTACTTACTCTTGTCCTGAAAAGTATcttgaaattttatttgcaaagatAAGTGATGTTCTCAATCACCTACTAGATGATCTAGAGGACAGTGGAGAAACTaacaatatttcattttcatacgAAGCAATTATTCTCTCTAGGTGAGTGATTAATtacaattttgaaaatgtgatttatAGTCCTCTGGGAAGGTGATAGTCTTTCCCATTTCTTGATTTCATATTGATTGGGTCACTGCCCCAGCAACCAGAagctaattttttaattatctaaGTTAAAGCACAGAGGCTTTCAAGCATGGGTGTCGataaattcatatttattataataatttAATAAGTTCATGTGCTTAatgcttgcaaaaaaaaaatctcttccagGCAGAGAGTTGGCAAAAATAAAGGAGACTCCATTTATTTGGATGgagtttttgcttttctgtactCTGCATTAAGGAAAAAGGCATTAATAAATTTGAGGTCAAgcatttctttaatttgttCTGATGAAACACTGAAGTAATACCACTGGCTGCAGTAGAGACAGGCTACATTTCTCCAACCTAAACACTAAAAAGAGTATAGACATTGTGTATATTGACTCCCTTTGGCTAATTGAGATTCTAGCAGTACCTCCAAATATATTTGATCGATGATGACATTGCTCCCAACAACACTGGATTTCAGCTGAGTGACCAGCCTTTCTAGGTCACTGATTTCCACTTTGAGTAACTGGAAGTCCAGTTCTGTGTAAGATATGCTGCTCTGTTCCATATGTTCCACTCTGATGGTTATATTAAGAATTTGCTGTTGATATAGTTCGATCCTTTTTGAATACTCTTTAACCTTTAAGAATGGGAAGANNNNNNNNNNNNNNNNNNNNNNNNNNNNNNNNNNNNNNNNNNNNNNNNNNNNNNNNNNNNNNNNNNNNNNNNNNNNNNNNNNNNNNNNNNNNNNNNNNNNataacttcgtatagcatacattataacGAAGTTAATAAcgtaaaaaaaaattaaaaaaaaaagaatgcacaTATCTCTTAGTAGAGGAATACTCTCCGGCCCATGGTAACTATTACTGACAGAAAATTATTAGCTTGAAACTACAGGATGTGCCCTATAAAAAGAATTTGTAAATTTAATAACATAATTTCTGCAtaaattaaaagattttaataGAATGCACTTGCTAAATAGTTGAAAAAATGCTAATTGAAggaaacatctgctctgaacaagAGCATTTACCACAGGCAAAGTGCTTGTCTGCAGTGGCAGTTTGCATGAGGAATAATAGGATGCAAGCCTCCAACTGTTTTTACTGTGACAAGGAGTTTATGGAGATGGCATGTTGGGTTGACATTCCTTGTGTCCCTGATTTTCATACCGCATTCACTCAGTTTTCACAGGAAAAACTGGAGGAGGTGGGTGGAGGTGGGAAGGAGACATTGCAAATGATAAGAGGTGACACTGAAACTCTTAAACTGGGACATTTGAGTTAAGCTGTTCTTCTCTGAGGTTCTCTTTACTTTGTTGCCACCGGTAATAAAGGATCTAAGGCACATCTGTGCCAAAAGTTTTCCTCTGGAACACCTCTGTGTGATGCTCACCTGCAGACTGTGCAGAATGTACTGCCTCGTTAGTGGCCCTATAGCCACATTTACAGCAAAAATCTGGCATGTGATGCAAATGCAATATAAAGAGCTTGTGTCTGCCTTTCTGGGATGGGTGGTTTTTACAGAACTGCCAAGTTACATTGGTTAGGgacctctttttttcttttttccctttatttttttcccccttttagaAAATCAGCATCTCTGTCCATGAATAGACCTGGATAGCAGCGCTGCTTAGTGAGAGGACAGAGAGCTGGTGTAGATAAtagcagagctctgcctgccaTTTTCACATCCCTGCTAAGCTGTCTTTAATAAGCATCACAATTAGCTCCTGATAGTTGTTTGGAGGCCTACATGAGGCCAGTTGTCTGAGTATGGGTCTTAGTAAGGAGTTGTCTCCTCACAAAACTCCCTTCACAAGTGACACCCTTCCCAGCGGTCCCCGCGGAAGCCAAGGATTGAACCCATTCACAGACTGAACAGCACGCAGAACCCATTCCCTAAAGGACACAATAACAGGAAAATGCCATAATGGAAAATGAAGGCATGAGGACAGGACAGCGCAGAAAACCCTACACTGATGCTAAGCTAAACATATTTGTTGTAGAGTGTTTTTCAACCTCTGAGCTATCAAGCCAATCATTTTCTCAGACTAAATATATTCCCAGCCAGCTTTGGCAACAAGCAATTCTGCGCCAACATTGCAGATTTTAGATAGCAAAAGAAT is a genomic window of Meleagris gallopavo isolate NT-WF06-2002-E0010 breed Aviagen turkey brand Nicholas breeding stock chromosome 1, Turkey_5.1, whole genome shotgun sequence containing:
- the LOC104917514 gene encoding olfactomedin-4-like yields the protein MEQSSISYTELDFQLLKVEISDLERLVTQLKSSVVGSNVIIDQIYLEITNLTILVNELESMDKNNILAIRRQVASLQNQLRECEESKNKTTAPPYFPPGKHLSCHEEQYNTWILETIVIILPSLDKLSRQLLIFHQQVQNEKEGRKQTLADTLVGFSRKKL